The following proteins are co-located in the Fusarium verticillioides 7600 chromosome 7, whole genome shotgun sequence genome:
- a CDS encoding hypothetical protein (At least one base has a quality score < 10), with translation MSRNPQDMQSITDAIEQDFAYGRRPWNSTCPVPMPHEPVYKFSESALPVGHFKDDIPSDGSPSANRKKDAKAYLMVKRDGDKTGFLWCDADGEAVEKDCIEMAEGLVVKKLKKDLVEMYNAQEERLVKDYNCAILAMVTRRMLVKFAERGTAEPPVIDDEDRIERFIPYIKKDVLSSETDPELN, from the coding sequence atgTCCCGCAATCCCCAAGACATGCAGTCAATCACCGACGCCATTGAACAAGACTTTGCATATGGTCGCCGCCCATGGAACTCCACATGCCCAGTCCCCATGCCCCATGAGCCCGTCTACAAATTCTCAGAGTCTGCTCTCCCAGTCGGTCACTTCAAAGACGACATTCCCAGCGACGGCTCCCCATCAGCCAACCGCAAGAAAGACGCGAAGGCCTATCTCATGGTGAAGCGCGACGGAGACAAGACTGGTTTCCTGTGGTGTGATGCGGATGGCGAGGCCGTGGAGAAGGACTGCATAGAGATGGCTGAGGGTCTCGTtgtcaagaagttgaagaaggatttGGTAGAGATGTACAACGCTCAGGAGGAGAGGCTTGTGAAAGACTACAATTGTGCCATCTTGGCTATGGTGACTCGGCGTATGCTTGTCAAGTTTGCAGAGAGGGGAACGGCTGAGCCGCctgtcattgatgatgaagatcgGATTGAACGGTTCATTCCttacatcaagaaggatgttctCAGCAGTGAGACTGATCCTGAGCTGAACTGA
- a CDS encoding beta-glucosidase G, translating into MASIRSVLVSGLLAAGVNAQAYDASDRAEDAFSWVQPKNTTILGQYGHSPHYPANNATGKGWEDAFAKAQNFVSQLTLEEKADMVTGTPGPCVGNIVAIPRLNFNGLCLHDGPLAIRVADYASVFPAGVSAASSWDKDLLYQRGLAMGQEFKAKGAHILLGPVAGPLGRSAYSGRNWEGFSPDPYLTGIAMEETIMGHQDAGVQATAKHFIGNEQEVMRNPTFVKDGYIGEVDKEALSSNMDDRTMHELYLWPFANAVHAKASSMMCSYQRLNGSYACQNSKVLNGILRDELGFQGYVMSDWGATHAGVAAINSGLDMDMPGGIGAYGTYFTKSFFGGNLTRAVTNGTLDETRVNDMITRIMTPYFWLGQDKDYPSVDPSSGDLNTFSPKSSWFREFNLTGERSRDVRGNHGDLIRKHGAESTVLLKNEKNALPLKKPKSIAVFGNDAGDITEGFYNQNDYEFGTLVAGGGSGTGRLTYLVSPLAAINARAKQDGTLVQQWMNNTLIATTNVTDLWIPATPDVCLVFLKTWAEEAADREHLSVDWDGNDVVESVAKYCNNTVVVTHSSGINTLPWADHPNVTAILAAHFPGQESGNSLVDLLYGDVNPSGRLPYTIAFNGTDYNAPPTTAVNTTGKEDWQSWFDEKLEIDYRYFDAHNISVRYEFGFGLSYSTFEISDISAEPLASDITSQPEDLPVQPGGNPALWETVYNVTVSVSNTGKVDGATVPQLYVTFPDSAPAGTPPKQLRGFDKVFLEAGESKSVSFELMRRDLSYWDIISQKWLIPEGEFTIRVGFSSRDLKEETKVTVVEA; encoded by the exons ATGGCTAGCATTCGATCTGTGTTGGTCTCGGGTCTTTTGGCCGCGGGTGTCAATGCCCAAGCCTACGATGCGAGTGATCGCGCTGAAGATGCTTTCAGCTGGGTCCAGCCCAAGAACACCACTATTCTTGGACAGTACGGCCATTCGCCTCATTACCCTGCCA ACAATGCTACTGGCAAGGGCTGGGAAGATGCCTTCGCCAAGGCTCAAAACTTTGTCTCCCAACTAACCCTCGAGGAAAAGGCCGACATGGTCACAGGAACTCCAGGTCCTTGCGTCGGCAACATCGTCGCCATTCCCcgtctcaacttcaacggtCTCTGTCTTCACGACGGCCCCCTCGCCATCCGAGTAGCAGACTACGCCAGTGTTTTCCCCGCTGGTGTATCAGCCGCTTCATCGTGGGACAAGGACCTCCTCTACCAGCGCGGTCTCGCCATGGGTCAAGagttcaaggccaagggtgctcacatcctcctcggccCCGTCGCCGGTCCTCTTGGCCGCTCGGCATACTCTGGTCGTAACTGGGAGGGTTTCTCGCCGGACCCTTACCTCACTGGTATTGCGATGGAGGAGACTATCATGGGACATCAAGATGCTGGTGTTCAGGCTACTGCGAAGCACTTTATCGGTAATGAGCAGGAGGTCATGCGAAACCCTActtttgtcaaggatggGTATAttggtgaggttgacaaggaggCTCTTTCGTCTAACATGGATGATCGAACCATGCACGAGCTTTACCTCTGGCCCTTTGCCAATGCTGTTCATGCCAAGGCTTCCAGCATGATGTGCTCGTACCAGCGTCTCAACGGCTCCTACGCCTGCCAGAACTCAAAGGTCCTCAACGGAATTCTGCGTGATGAGCTTGGTTTCCAGGGCTACGTCATGTCAGATTGGGGTGCCACCCACGCCggtgttgctgccatcaacAGCGGTCTCGACATGGACATGCCCGGTGGTATCGGTGCCTACGGAACATACTTTACCAAGTCCTTCTTCGGCGGCAACCTCACCCGCGCCGTCACCAACGGCACCCTCGACGAGACCCGCGTCAACGACATGATCACCCGCATCATGACTCCCTACTTCTGGCTCGGCCAGGACAAGGACTATCCCTCCGTCGACCCCTCCAGCGGTGAtctcaacaccttcagcCCCAAGAGCTCCTGGTTCCGCGAGTTCAACCTCACCGGCGAGCGCAGCCGTGACGTCCGCGGTAACCACGGCGACTTGATCCGCAAGCACGGCGCCGAGTCTAccgtccttctcaagaacgagaagaacgccCTTcccctcaagaagcccaagtccaTCGCTGTCTTTGGCAACGATGCTGGTGATATCACTGAGGGTTTCTACAACCAGAATGACTACGAATTTGGCactcttgttgctggtggtggctcTGGAACTGGTCGTTTGACATACCTTGTTTCGCCTCTAGCCGCCATCAATGCTCGTGCTAAGCAGGACGGTACTCTTGTTCAGCAGTGGATGAACAACACTCTTATTGCTACCACCAACGTCACTGATCTCTGGATCCCTGCTACTCCCGATGTCTGCCTCGTTTTCTTGAAGACTTGggctgaggaggctgctgatcGTGAGCACCTCTCCGTTGACTGGGACGGtaatgatgttgttgagtcTGTTGCCAAGTACTGCAATAACACTGTCGTCGTCACTCACTCTTCTGGTATCAACACTCTTCCTTGGGCTGACCACCCCAACGTCACCGCTATTCTCGCTGCCCACTTCCCCGGTCAGGAGTCTGGCAACTCCCTCGTTGACCTCCTCTACGGCGATGTCAACCCCTCTGGTCGTCTTCCCTACACCATCGCCTTCAACGGCACCGACTACAACGCTCCCCCCACCACTGCCGTCAACACCACCGGCAAGGAGGACTGGCAGTCTTGGttcgacgagaagctcgagattGACTACCGCTACTTCGACGCGCACAACATCTCCGTCCGCTACGAATTCGGCTTCGGTCTCTCCTACTCCACCTTCGAAATCTCCGACATCTCCGCTGAGCCACTCGCATCCGACATTACCTCCCAGCCCGAGGATCTCCCCGTGCAGCCCGGCGGCAACCCCGCCCTCTGGGAGACCGTCTACAACGTGAccgtctccgtctccaaCACGGGCAAGGTCGACGGCGCCACTGTCCCCCAGCTATACGTGACATTCCCCGACAGCGCGCCTGCCGGTACACCACCCAAGCAGCTCCGTGGGTTCGACAAGGTcttccttgaggctggcgagAGCAAGAGTGTCAGCTTTGAGCTGATGCGCCGTGATCTGAGCTACTGGGATATCATTTCTCAGAAGTGGCTCATCCCTGAGGGAGAGTTTACTATTCGTGTTGGATTCAGCAGTCGGGACTTGAAGGAGGAGACAAAGGTTACTGTTGTTGAGGCGTAA